A stretch of Heptranchias perlo isolate sHepPer1 chromosome 36, sHepPer1.hap1, whole genome shotgun sequence DNA encodes these proteins:
- the slc18a3a gene encoding probable vesicular acetylcholine transporter-A encodes MAAEMTIGLAKSAVVKISDVVGERTKQISGAMHEPRRQRRIMLVIVCIALLLDNMLYMVIVPIIPNYLETIRTYKLVYVTSSSNGTNGSFVNSTQRPILYRNPNENEDLQIGVLFASKAILQLLANPLTGTFIDRVGYDIPLFIGLTIMFFSTLTFAFGESYAMLFVARSLQGLGSAFADTSGIAMIADKYTEESERSTALGIALAFISFGSLVAPPFGGILYEFAGKSVPFLVLSFVSLMDGILLLTVIKPFTSRTRENMPQGTPIYKLMIDPYIAVVAGALTTCNIPLAFLEPTISSWMKKKMNATEWQMGLTWLPAFFPHILGVYITVKLAAKYPNYQWFYGALGMVIIGASSCTVPACRNFEELIIPLCALCFGIALVDTALLPTLAFLVDVRHVSVYGSVYAIADISYSVAYALGPIVAGQIVHTLGFVQLNLGMGCANVLYAPALLLLRNVCQMKPSLSERNILLEEGPKGLYDTIKMEERMAGKKAHGSSAGNYSMSGVLDNTDRRKETGQILSEDDSSGSDYI; translated from the coding sequence ATGGCTGCAGAAATGACGATCGGACTGGCGAAGTCAGCCGTGGTGAAAATTTCAGACGTGGTTGGCGAAAGAACTAAACAGATAAGTGGTGCTATGCATGAACCGCGGCGGCAGCGAAGAATTATGCTGGTCATTGTATGCATTGCACTCTTGTTGGACAACATGCTGTATATGGTGATTGTACCGATCATACCAAACTACCTTGAAACTATAAGAACTTATAAACTGGTGTATGTCACGTCATCTTCCAACGGAACCAATGGTTCGTTTGTCAACTCCACGCAGAGACCCATATTGTACAGGAACCCCAATGAAAATGAAGACTTGCAAATCGGGGTGCTCTTTGCGTCTAAAGCCATCCTTCAGCTGCTTGCTAACCCATTGACTGGTACTTTCATTGACCGGGTGGGGTACGACATTCCTCTATTCATAGGGCTCACCATTATGTTCTTTTCCACCCTCACCTTTGCTTTCGGCGAAAGCTATGCCATGCTATTCGTAGCCAGAAGCCTCCAAGGGTTGGGGTCGGCGTTTGCAGATACCTCCGGAATTGCCATGATCGCGGACAAATACACGGAAGAGTCGGAGAGGAGCACAGCCCTCGGCATCGCCTTGGCTTTCATCTCCTTTGGAAGTTTGGTGGCGCCCCCCTTTGGTGGTATATTATACGAGTTCGCGGGCAAGAGTGTCCCCTTCCTAGTGTTATCCTTTGTCTCCCTGATGGACGGTATTTTGTTGCTAACTGTCATTAAACCTTTTACTAGTAGAACACGTGAAAATATGCCGCAAGGCACCCCCATCTATAAACTTATGATCGACCCTTATATTGCTGTTGTAGCCGGGGCTCTTACCACTTGTAATATCCCACTAGCTTTCCTAGAACCTACCATATCATCCTGGATGAAAAAGAAAATGAATGCCACTGAATGGCAAATGGGACTAACATGGTTGCCGGCATTTTTCCCGCACATCCTAGGCGTATACATCACTGTAAAACTAGCTGCGAAATATCCCAATTACCAGTGGTTCTACGGGGCATTAGGCATGGTTATTATAGGTGCTAGCTCGTGTACAGTCCCAGCTTGCAGGAATTTTGAAGAACTTATCATCCCGTTGTGTGCCCTCTGTTTTGGGATAGCCCTAGTGGACACTGCCCTGTTGCCTACCCTTGCCTTCCTGGTAGACGTTCGTCATGTATCTGTATATGGTAGTGTATATGCTATAGCTGACATCTCCTATTCTGTTGCTTATGCCCTGGGACCCATCGTGGCCGGCCAAATTGTCCACACTTTGGGCTTTGTGCAGCTCAATCTTGGAATGGGCTGTGCCAACGTCCTGTATGCCCCTGCCCTCTTGTTGCTCAGAAACGTGTGCCAAATGAAACCCTCGCTTTCTGAGAGAAATATCCTTTTGGAGGAGGGACCCAAAGGGCTATACGACACCATCAAAATGGAAGAACGCATGGCGGGTAAGAAAGCCCATGGCAGCTCGGCAGGTAACTATTCCATGTCCGGGGTCCTGGACAACACCGACAGGAGAAAAGAAACTGGACAGATTCTGTCCGAAGACGATTCATCGGGTAGTGATTACATTTAG